The DNA segment GTCAGTAGGAAAGGTAATCTTAGCATTTATGGATGAAGAAGAAGTGAAAAAAATATGGCAGAATAGTAGTATTCAAAAGTTAACTAAAAATACAATTACTGATTTCGAAGAGTTAAAAAAAGAATTAGATATAGTAAGGAAACAGGGATATGCAGAGGATGACGAAGAAAATGAGTTAGAGGTTAGGTGTATAGGTGCTCCCGTTTTTAATCATAAAGGAGAAGTAGAAGGAGCCATTAGTATCTCAGGACCTACTATTAGGGTTACTAAAGATAGAGTGGAAAAAATAGGTAAAGAAGTAAAAAAATATGCTGATAAGATATCAAAAGAGCTTGGATACAGTAACTAATATATCCAAGCTTTTTTAATTTTATATAAGAATTA comes from the Tissierellales bacterium genome and includes:
- a CDS encoding IclR family transcriptional regulator C-terminal domain-containing protein, with protein sequence SVGKVILAFMDEEEVKKIWQNSSIQKLTKNTITDFEELKKELDIVRKQGYAEDDEENELEVRCIGAPVFNHKGEVEGAISISGPTIRVTKDRVEKIGKEVKKYADKISKELGYSN